From Rudanella lutea DSM 19387, a single genomic window includes:
- a CDS encoding cupin domain-containing protein — protein MQREQRFVDADTLAWEAAGEGVKRQIMTFDNDLMMVKVAFETGGIGTLHNHPHTQISYVERGRFEIEIDGTKRELKAGDAYYIPPYVMHGALCLEAGVLVDVFTPMREDFLNHD, from the coding sequence ATGCAACGAGAACAACGCTTTGTCGACGCAGACACACTGGCCTGGGAAGCAGCTGGCGAGGGTGTAAAACGCCAGATCATGACGTTTGACAACGACCTGATGATGGTAAAAGTAGCCTTTGAAACCGGCGGCATTGGCACGCTGCACAACCATCCGCACACGCAAATCAGCTATGTGGAGCGCGGACGCTTTGAAATCGAAATCGACGGCACCAAACGCGAGCTGAAAGCCGGTGATGCCTATTACATTCCGCCCTACGTGATGCACGGTGCCCTGTGCCTCGAAGCGGGCGTGCTGGTCGATGTATTTACTCCCATGCGGGAAGATTTTCTAAACCATGACTAA
- a CDS encoding LacI family DNA-binding transcriptional regulator: MEAVTIKDIARALNLSTSTVSRALRGSYEINPETKRLVMEYAERMNYRPNPIALSLKENRSRVIGVIVPQIANDFFSQAINGIEAIAYNRGYHVIIAQSHESFEREVVTVQQSVARKVDGLLISLSSETNDVSHLQELRQKNFPIVLFDRVSDELDTVKIVSDNYGGAFAATEHLIRSGRRRIAHVTIPPYMSITQERLAGYRAALEQNGLPYDESLIRYVGFGQHEIDPIVDDLLEQSPPPDAFFAASDRLALGCLATLQARRIVIPEQVSIVGFTNIGVAHLLSPPMSTVVQPAKEIGQTAAERLIELIERKQKAAPVDTVRIPTQLIARQSSGV; encoded by the coding sequence TTGGAGGCAGTTACCATAAAAGACATCGCCCGGGCCCTGAATCTGTCGACTTCAACGGTGTCGAGGGCTCTGCGGGGAAGCTACGAAATCAATCCCGAAACCAAGCGGCTGGTGATGGAGTATGCCGAGCGGATGAACTATCGGCCCAACCCGATTGCGCTTAGCCTGAAAGAAAACCGCAGTCGGGTGATTGGTGTGATTGTGCCCCAGATTGCCAACGATTTTTTCTCGCAGGCCATCAACGGTATCGAAGCCATTGCTTACAACCGGGGCTACCACGTAATTATCGCCCAAAGTCATGAGTCGTTTGAACGTGAGGTGGTTACGGTGCAGCAGTCGGTGGCGCGTAAGGTGGATGGACTCCTTATTTCGCTCTCAAGCGAGACCAACGATGTGAGTCATTTGCAGGAATTAAGGCAAAAGAACTTCCCGATTGTTTTGTTCGACCGGGTGTCGGATGAGCTGGATACCGTAAAAATTGTGTCGGACAACTACGGGGGGGCGTTTGCCGCTACCGAGCACCTGATCCGGTCGGGGCGTCGGCGCATTGCGCACGTGACTATTCCGCCCTACATGTCGATCACACAGGAGCGACTGGCGGGCTACCGCGCGGCTCTGGAACAAAACGGGTTGCCGTACGATGAGTCACTGATTCGGTACGTGGGTTTTGGGCAGCACGAAATTGACCCTATCGTCGACGATTTGCTGGAACAGTCGCCCCCGCCCGACGCGTTTTTCGCTGCGAGTGACCGGCTGGCGCTCGGTTGCCTGGCCACGTTACAGGCTCGCCGGATTGTGATTCCCGAACAGGTCTCGATTGTGGGGTTCACCAACATCGGGGTAGCGCACCTGCTGTCGCCCCCGATGAGTACGGTGGTGCAGCCCGCGAAGGAAATCGGTCAAACGGCGGCCGAGCGGCTCATTGAACTAATCGAACGCAAGCAAAAAGCCGCCCCGGTTGATACCGTCCGTATTCCGACGCAGCTAATCGCCCGTCAGTCGAGCGGGGTTTGA
- a CDS encoding sugar kinase produces MSKVCCFGELLLRFSPHANGEWIRQATMPVFVGGAELNVATALANWHVPVRYNTVLPLNALADDMLNQINTLGIDTAGMTRFGSRVGSYYLPQGSDLKNAGVIYDRAYSAFSELAPGKVDWEAVLDGISWLHVSAISPALSQAVADACLELLQVASAKGITVSMDLNYRAKLWQYGKRPCQIMPALVEHCDLVMGNIWAAHTLLDMPLDPTITDEWTAEQYVTHAAQTADAIRARFGRCRIVANTFRFDNPPGGIRYYATLHTNGQTYVAPEFLLDSVVDKVGSGDCFMAGLIYGHYNEHEPQAIIDFAAAAAVGKLQEFGDASAQTETDVQHRLQRTRSATTTP; encoded by the coding sequence ATGAGTAAAGTTTGTTGTTTTGGTGAGTTGTTACTCCGCTTTTCGCCACATGCCAACGGCGAATGGATTCGACAGGCAACCATGCCGGTTTTTGTTGGCGGAGCCGAACTCAACGTGGCCACCGCTCTGGCAAACTGGCATGTACCGGTTCGTTACAACACCGTGCTTCCCCTCAACGCCCTGGCCGACGATATGCTGAACCAGATCAATACGCTGGGGATCGACACCGCGGGCATGACCCGGTTTGGCAGCCGGGTGGGGAGTTACTACCTGCCGCAGGGCTCCGACCTCAAAAATGCGGGCGTCATCTACGACCGGGCCTACTCGGCTTTTTCGGAGCTGGCCCCCGGCAAAGTAGATTGGGAAGCCGTACTCGACGGCATCAGCTGGCTGCACGTGAGTGCCATTAGCCCGGCCCTGAGTCAGGCCGTAGCCGATGCCTGCCTCGAACTGCTACAGGTAGCCTCCGCCAAAGGCATCACCGTTTCGATGGATTTGAATTACCGCGCCAAGCTCTGGCAATATGGCAAGCGGCCGTGTCAGATCATGCCCGCCCTGGTGGAGCACTGCGATCTGGTGATGGGGAATATCTGGGCGGCACATACCCTACTGGATATGCCGCTCGACCCCACGATTACCGACGAATGGACGGCGGAACAGTACGTGACCCATGCCGCCCAAACTGCCGACGCGATTCGGGCGCGGTTCGGGCGTTGCCGGATCGTGGCCAATACCTTCCGGTTTGATAACCCGCCGGGGGGCATCCGGTATTATGCCACCCTGCATACCAACGGGCAAACGTATGTAGCGCCCGAATTTTTGCTCGACTCGGTCGTCGACAAAGTAGGTAGTGGCGACTGCTTTATGGCGGGCCTCATTTACGGGCACTACAACGAACACGAGCCGCAAGCCATCATTGACTTTGCTGCTGCGGCTGCCGTGGGTAAGTTGCAGGAGTTTGGGGATGCCTCGGCTCAGACAGAGACCGACGTACAACACCGGCTGCAACGTACCCGGTCGGCAACGACTACCCCTTAA
- a CDS encoding SusC/RagA family TonB-linked outer membrane protein has protein sequence MHKLLTLTLLLFGLLSVGYAQQTRLVSGQVKDGGANSPLPGVSVVLKGTSTGTTTDGDGKFSVRVPDTGAATLTFSFIGYTTQEVALGNRTALDVTLEPDQKTLNEVVVIGYGTVNRRDLTGSVSSVGSKQIKDIPITNAAEAITGRLAGVQVTTAEGGPGADIRIRVRGGNSITQDNSPIYVVDGIQLDNALNTLNPQDIETIDVLKDASATAIYGARGANGVIIITTKSGRTGRTTVSYNGSFGFRENLKKLGALQPYDYVLYQYERTRGNAQDSTSFANQFGSTFDTLSNYRNAPFIDWQDRVFGRKAMYQNHNISVNGGNRTTNYNLSLTSNTEDGILLESAFDRKLVNFKLDHTVSDKFKVGFVARYLGQRIDGAGTTSSGTASTNRLRHSIQYQPLDLPRTGVDINEFDEDYYNSTRLSNPVLLTQAEYQRRNQNATNLSGYFSYQFIKGLTLRVTAGYDNNSGRDDRFFSKITATARNYAALPVASIGTTNRVTLNNSNVLTYSRKGLGGRHDLDLLVGQEIFEVRDRATGIETRYFPSDIQAQKALANINLGSAPAGAIQPLPTSSESRSTLLSFFGRANYAMGDKYLATVTMRADGSSKFATGQQWGYFPSGSLAWRFSQEKFMESLKFINDGKFRVSYGVAGNNRIADFLYAQLFNTTAQYALGESVLPGFAPASLAQPNLTWETTHSRNIGLDLGLWGGRLQFSADVYNNRTNNLLVNLPIPSTSGYTTQIKNVGATSNRGVEFQLSSTVLRTKDFNWSANFNVSFNKNRIEDLGPVQRQTTSSGWQGSDGADDYVLQVGQPVGQMYGFITDGFYKVDDFNYNATTRTYTLKEGVPNGTAIFGTPQPGTVKLRDLNGDGQIRLEDDRTVIGDANPKHFGGFNNQFSYKNFDASIFVNWVFGNDIYNANKIELTSGFYRNVNMLDVMAGRWRTVNDRGAVVTDPTELAALNANATIWQPITNNRPYLHSWAVEDGSFLRVNNVTFGYTVPKVILTKVRLQNARFYATVNNLATLTRYSGFDPEVNARRFNPLTPGVDFAAYPRARTYVFGVNLSF, from the coding sequence ATGCATAAACTTCTAACGCTCACCTTACTGCTGTTTGGGTTGCTCTCGGTCGGCTACGCCCAGCAAACCCGGCTCGTTTCGGGACAGGTAAAAGACGGTGGAGCCAACAGCCCATTACCCGGCGTAAGTGTGGTGCTCAAAGGCACCTCGACCGGCACCACCACCGATGGCGATGGCAAATTCTCGGTGCGCGTGCCCGATACCGGCGCGGCTACCCTTACATTCAGCTTCATCGGCTACACCACCCAGGAAGTTGCCCTCGGCAACCGCACCGCTCTCGACGTTACGCTCGAACCCGACCAGAAAACCCTGAATGAGGTGGTTGTAATCGGGTACGGCACCGTAAACCGGCGCGATTTGACGGGCTCGGTTTCGTCGGTTGGCAGCAAACAGATCAAAGACATTCCCATCACCAACGCAGCCGAGGCCATCACGGGGCGGCTCGCGGGTGTACAGGTCACTACGGCCGAGGGTGGCCCCGGTGCCGACATCCGAATCCGGGTGCGGGGCGGCAACTCCATCACGCAGGACAACTCACCCATCTATGTGGTCGACGGTATTCAGCTCGACAACGCCCTCAATACCCTCAACCCACAGGATATTGAGACCATCGACGTGTTGAAAGACGCCAGCGCCACGGCCATTTACGGCGCTCGTGGGGCCAACGGCGTTATTATCATCACCACCAAGTCGGGCCGGACGGGCCGCACAACGGTCAGCTACAACGGCTCGTTTGGTTTTCGCGAAAACCTCAAAAAACTGGGCGCTTTGCAACCCTACGACTATGTGCTCTACCAGTACGAACGCACGCGGGGCAACGCCCAGGACAGCACGAGCTTTGCCAACCAGTTTGGCTCGACCTTCGATACGCTGAGCAATTACCGCAACGCCCCGTTTATCGACTGGCAGGACCGGGTATTTGGCCGGAAAGCCATGTACCAGAACCACAATATTTCGGTGAATGGCGGCAACCGCACCACCAATTACAACCTCAGCCTGACAAGCAACACCGAAGACGGTATTCTGCTCGAATCTGCGTTTGACCGAAAGTTGGTCAACTTCAAGCTCGACCATACCGTGTCGGACAAGTTTAAAGTCGGCTTTGTGGCTCGTTACCTCGGCCAGCGAATCGACGGGGCCGGCACCACCAGCAGTGGCACGGCGAGCACCAACCGGCTCCGGCACAGCATTCAGTACCAGCCGCTCGATTTGCCCCGCACAGGCGTCGACATCAACGAATTCGACGAAGACTATTACAACTCGACCCGACTGAGCAACCCCGTGCTGCTGACGCAGGCCGAGTACCAGCGCCGGAACCAGAACGCAACCAACCTGAGCGGCTATTTCAGCTACCAGTTTATCAAAGGTCTGACCCTGCGCGTAACGGCCGGGTACGATAACAACAGCGGCCGCGACGACCGTTTTTTCAGCAAGATTACGGCCACGGCCCGCAACTATGCCGCTCTGCCGGTAGCGTCCATCGGGACTACCAACCGCGTGACGCTCAACAACTCAAACGTACTGACGTACTCGCGCAAAGGGCTGGGCGGGCGGCACGACCTCGACCTGCTGGTTGGTCAGGAGATTTTTGAAGTGCGCGACCGGGCCACGGGCATCGAAACACGCTATTTCCCGTCTGACATTCAGGCACAGAAAGCTTTAGCCAACATCAACCTGGGTTCGGCACCAGCGGGGGCTATTCAGCCGCTGCCCACCAGCTCGGAGTCGCGTAGTACGCTGCTCTCGTTTTTTGGCCGGGCCAATTACGCCATGGGCGACAAATACCTGGCTACCGTAACCATGCGGGCCGATGGCTCGTCGAAATTTGCGACGGGGCAGCAATGGGGCTATTTCCCCTCGGGCTCGCTGGCGTGGCGGTTCTCGCAGGAGAAGTTCATGGAGTCGCTCAAGTTTATCAACGACGGAAAGTTCCGCGTGAGCTACGGGGTAGCAGGCAACAACCGGATTGCCGATTTCCTCTACGCCCAGTTGTTCAACACCACGGCGCAGTACGCCCTGGGCGAGTCGGTACTACCGGGCTTTGCACCGGCCTCGCTGGCACAACCCAACCTGACCTGGGAAACAACGCACTCGCGCAACATTGGTCTTGATCTGGGCTTGTGGGGTGGTCGGCTTCAGTTCTCGGCCGATGTGTACAACAACCGGACGAACAACCTGCTCGTAAACCTGCCCATCCCGTCGACGTCGGGCTACACTACCCAGATCAAAAACGTAGGAGCCACCTCAAACCGGGGGGTTGAATTTCAGCTAAGCTCAACCGTGCTGCGGACGAAGGACTTCAACTGGTCAGCCAACTTCAACGTGTCGTTCAATAAGAACCGGATCGAAGACCTCGGCCCCGTTCAGCGGCAAACCACTTCATCGGGCTGGCAGGGTTCCGACGGTGCCGACGATTACGTGTTGCAGGTAGGGCAGCCCGTGGGTCAGATGTACGGCTTTATCACGGATGGGTTTTACAAAGTGGATGACTTCAACTACAACGCTACCACCCGTACCTACACGCTGAAGGAAGGCGTACCCAACGGCACCGCCATTTTTGGAACGCCCCAGCCCGGTACCGTTAAACTCCGCGACCTGAACGGCGACGGTCAGATTCGGCTCGAAGACGACCGGACGGTAATTGGCGATGCCAACCCGAAGCATTTCGGCGGTTTCAACAACCAGTTTAGCTACAAAAACTTCGACGCCAGCATCTTCGTCAACTGGGTATTTGGCAACGACATTTACAACGCCAACAAGATCGAACTGACGTCTGGTTTTTACCGCAACGTGAACATGCTCGATGTGATGGCGGGCCGCTGGCGCACCGTAAACGACCGGGGTGCCGTAGTCACCGACCCCACCGAACTGGCCGCCCTGAATGCCAACGCGACCATCTGGCAGCCTATCACCAACAACCGGCCGTACCTGCACTCATGGGCGGTTGAAGATGGTTCGTTCCTGCGGGTCAATAACGTCACGTTTGGCTACACTGTACCCAAGGTAATTTTGACCAAGGTGCGCCTGCAAAACGCCCGTTTCTACGCTACAGTGAACAACCTGGCCACGCTGACCCGCTACTCAGGCTTCGACCCCGAGGTAAACGCCCGCCGGTTCAATCCGCTGACACCGGGCGTCGACTTTGCGGCTTATCCCCGCGCCCGGACGTACGTGTTTGGTGTCAACTTATCTTTTTAA
- a CDS encoding DUF4350 domain-containing protein produces the protein MTKRFTLLAWLGLSIAAYAQTAPWSERMAATVMATHADSIAYTKEKKDARWEYEMGVVLRGIEQVWYRTGDNRYFEYIQKNLDRYVTADGTIRTYKLEDYNIDHVTPGRGLLLLYQQSLPGKEKYRKAADLLRKQLAQQPRTNEGGFWHKKRYPYQMWLDGLYMGEPFYAEYSLLFGESKNFDDIVNQFVWMEQHARDAKTGLLYHGWDESREQKWANPQTGKSPNFWSRAMGWYAMALVDVLDYIPASHPRRGEVVAILQRLMPAVVKYQDPKEGAWYQVTDRMGSPGNYLEASGTAMFVYALAKGVRLGYLPAPMLSYARKGYAGMLKNFISTDSKGLIHLEKTVSVSGLGGTPYRDGSYEYYLSEPLRQDDLKGVGPFIMASVEMEIAGAAGQNAVGAGKTVAVDTYFNHEFRKGITGEPEAFHYTWDDKLHSGFWWWGNTFRDLGAKTVSVPTAPGAAALKNVDVYIIVDPDTPKETAQPNYISEADSKAIADWVRAGGTLVLMANDTANCEHKNFNRLAAQFGIQFLPKNRNMVQKDQFEQGQITIPAGVPIFPSTRTVYIKELSPLAVKAPAKAVVTDSGDVIMAVAKVGKGTVFAVGDPWLYNEYVDGRKIPARYENFKAGKELATWLLEQVPSNAAALRK, from the coding sequence ATGACTAAACGATTCACCCTTCTGGCGTGGCTGGGCCTGAGTATAGCCGCCTACGCCCAAACAGCGCCCTGGTCGGAGCGCATGGCCGCCACTGTGATGGCTACGCATGCCGACTCCATTGCGTACACCAAAGAGAAAAAAGACGCCCGCTGGGAATACGAAATGGGCGTAGTGCTGCGGGGAATCGAGCAGGTCTGGTACCGTACCGGCGACAACCGGTATTTCGAGTACATCCAGAAAAATCTGGACCGGTACGTTACGGCCGACGGCACCATCCGTACGTACAAACTGGAGGACTATAACATTGACCACGTGACGCCGGGCCGGGGGCTGCTACTGCTGTATCAGCAGTCGTTGCCGGGCAAGGAAAAATACCGCAAAGCCGCCGACCTGCTTCGGAAACAACTGGCCCAACAGCCCCGCACCAACGAAGGGGGTTTTTGGCACAAAAAGCGGTACCCATACCAGATGTGGCTCGATGGACTGTACATGGGTGAGCCGTTTTATGCCGAGTACAGCCTGCTGTTTGGCGAATCGAAAAACTTCGACGACATCGTGAATCAGTTTGTCTGGATGGAGCAACACGCCCGCGACGCAAAAACGGGCCTGCTGTACCACGGCTGGGACGAAAGCCGCGAACAAAAATGGGCCAATCCCCAAACCGGCAAGTCGCCCAACTTCTGGAGCCGGGCGATGGGCTGGTACGCCATGGCCCTCGTCGATGTACTCGATTATATACCGGCCTCGCACCCGCGCCGGGGCGAAGTGGTGGCGATTTTGCAACGGCTGATGCCCGCCGTCGTGAAATACCAGGACCCGAAAGAAGGCGCCTGGTATCAGGTTACCGACCGCATGGGCAGCCCCGGCAACTACCTCGAAGCATCGGGAACGGCCATGTTTGTCTACGCCTTAGCCAAAGGCGTTCGGCTGGGGTACCTACCCGCGCCGATGCTCTCCTACGCCCGCAAGGGATACGCCGGCATGCTCAAAAACTTTATATCGACGGATAGCAAGGGGCTGATTCATCTCGAAAAAACGGTGAGCGTGAGCGGCCTGGGCGGTACGCCCTACCGCGATGGCAGCTATGAGTATTACCTGAGCGAGCCACTCCGGCAAGATGACCTGAAAGGCGTTGGGCCGTTTATCATGGCGAGTGTTGAAATGGAAATTGCCGGGGCAGCCGGGCAAAATGCCGTCGGTGCAGGCAAAACCGTTGCCGTCGATACGTACTTCAACCACGAGTTTCGGAAAGGGATAACGGGCGAGCCGGAAGCGTTTCATTACACTTGGGACGACAAACTGCACTCGGGCTTCTGGTGGTGGGGCAATACCTTCCGCGACCTCGGTGCCAAAACCGTTTCGGTACCTACGGCTCCGGGAGCCGCGGCCCTGAAAAACGTAGACGTTTACATTATTGTCGACCCCGACACCCCGAAGGAGACCGCACAGCCCAACTACATTTCGGAGGCCGACTCCAAAGCCATTGCCGATTGGGTGCGGGCGGGGGGTACGCTTGTGCTGATGGCCAACGACACCGCCAACTGCGAACACAAAAACTTCAACCGGTTAGCGGCTCAGTTCGGGATTCAGTTTCTGCCCAAAAACCGCAACATGGTCCAGAAAGATCAGTTTGAACAGGGCCAAATTACGATTCCGGCCGGGGTTCCTATTTTCCCGTCAACCCGCACGGTGTATATCAAGGAGTTATCGCCCCTCGCGGTGAAAGCTCCCGCCAAGGCCGTTGTGACGGATAGCGGTGATGTGATTATGGCCGTTGCCAAGGTAGGCAAGGGAACGGTATTCGCCGTTGGCGACCCGTGGCTTTACAATGAATACGTGGACGGACGGAAGATTCCCGCTCGCTACGAGAACTTTAAAGCTGGTAAAGAACTCGCTACGTGGCTTCTGGAGCAGGTTCCCTCGAACGCAGCGGCTCTTCGGAAATAA
- a CDS encoding MFS transporter — MNQPKGGYRWTIVALLFFATTINYLDRQVIGLLKPALESEFSWTETDYSRIVMAFSASYALGLLLFGRVIDKIGSKMGYIISIIVWSIAAMLHAVATSTFGFGVWRAVLGLGESGNFPAAIKSVAEWFPKRERALATGIFNSGANIGAVVAPVMVPWILGAYGWQEAFIITGAIGFIWLIFWWIYYESPAKQPRLGQEEYAYIHSDNDEEVPTGESVGWGQLFRIRQTWAFILGKFLTDPIWWFFLFWLPSYFASTFNLDLKKPSLPLVVVYTATTIGSIGGGYLSGYFIKRGMPIFRARKTAMLIFALLVIPITLAQFATNIWQAVALISLAAAAHQAWSANIFTTASDMFPKRAVSSVVGIGGMAGSVGGILFPILVGALLDSYKEAGNLTGGYNVLFIICGFAYLAGWLCMHFFAPRMEPVKLSAAEPVGVK; from the coding sequence ATGAACCAACCCAAAGGCGGCTATCGCTGGACCATTGTGGCCCTGCTTTTTTTCGCCACAACGATCAACTACCTCGACAGGCAGGTTATCGGCCTGCTCAAACCGGCTCTGGAATCCGAATTTAGCTGGACCGAAACCGACTACAGCCGCATTGTGATGGCCTTCTCGGCTTCGTATGCGTTGGGTCTGCTCCTGTTCGGCCGGGTAATCGACAAGATTGGCTCCAAAATGGGCTACATCATTTCGATTATCGTCTGGAGTATTGCCGCCATGCTGCACGCTGTAGCCACCAGCACCTTTGGGTTCGGGGTTTGGCGGGCCGTACTGGGTTTGGGCGAGTCGGGTAACTTCCCGGCCGCTATCAAGTCGGTAGCCGAGTGGTTTCCCAAGCGTGAGCGCGCCCTCGCAACGGGTATTTTCAACTCGGGGGCCAACATTGGAGCGGTGGTAGCGCCGGTTATGGTGCCCTGGATTCTGGGGGCTTACGGCTGGCAGGAAGCGTTCATTATTACCGGTGCCATTGGTTTTATCTGGCTTATTTTCTGGTGGATTTACTACGAATCTCCGGCCAAGCAGCCCCGGCTCGGGCAGGAAGAGTACGCCTATATTCACAGTGACAACGATGAAGAAGTGCCTACGGGCGAATCGGTTGGCTGGGGACAACTGTTCCGAATCCGGCAAACCTGGGCTTTTATCCTGGGCAAGTTCCTCACCGACCCGATCTGGTGGTTCTTCCTGTTCTGGCTACCCAGCTACTTCGCATCTACGTTTAATCTGGACCTCAAAAAGCCATCGTTGCCTCTGGTAGTGGTGTACACCGCTACCACGATTGGCAGTATCGGCGGAGGGTATCTGTCAGGCTATTTCATTAAACGGGGTATGCCTATTTTCCGGGCCCGCAAAACGGCCATGCTCATTTTTGCCCTACTCGTGATTCCGATTACACTGGCTCAGTTTGCTACCAACATCTGGCAGGCCGTTGCGCTGATTAGTCTGGCGGCAGCTGCGCATCAGGCCTGGAGTGCCAACATTTTCACCACGGCATCGGATATGTTTCCGAAGCGGGCCGTTAGCTCGGTGGTCGGTATCGGTGGTATGGCCGGCTCGGTGGGTGGTATCCTGTTCCCGATTCTGGTCGGGGCTCTGCTCGACAGCTACAAAGAAGCCGGCAACCTCACCGGTGGCTACAATGTTCTGTTTATCATCTGCGGCTTTGCGTACCTCGCAGGTTGGTTGTGCATGCACTTCTTTGCCCCGCGCATGGAGCCGGTCAAGCTATCGGCAGCTGAGCCGGTAGGCGTCAAATAA
- a CDS encoding tagaturonate reductase, with product MNDLSLKYLLDQPAATNAHPTLEQLLQLPETVLQFGTGALLRGLPDYLIDKANREGLFNGRIVVVKSTDGGDLTAFRRQDNLYTLCIRGVENGRTVEENVICSAISRVLSARTEWESVLQLAGNPDLKLVISNTTEVGIQLVQDDIRQAPPQSFPGKLLAVLYARYRAFGGDPNRGLVIVPTELIPDNGTRLEAILLELAHRNGLESDFIDWLESANTCCNSLVDRIVPGRPDPATLHDLADQLGYDDELLTIAEVYRLWAIEVPDGPHASRVTEVLSFSRADAGVFIRPNINQFRELKLRLLNGTHTLSCGLAWLAGFDTVREAMDDETMGAFIRSLMLAELLPGIPYPVDEKTAQRFATDVLDRFQNPYIEHRWLSITMQYTAKMQMRNVPTLLQYYHQLGTTPTYMALGFAAYLLFMRGTHQPTKPGELWYGDRDCTPYPIQDEKAGYFADLWARATPAQVVSTVLGNKSVWGHDLTLLPGFAERVQEALGQFLDQGLYATLKARFTKSVLLDK from the coding sequence ATGAATGATCTATCGCTAAAATACCTGCTGGACCAACCGGCCGCTACAAACGCCCACCCAACCCTTGAACAGTTGCTGCAACTGCCCGAAACGGTGCTCCAGTTCGGTACAGGGGCCTTGTTGCGGGGCCTGCCCGATTACCTGATCGACAAGGCCAATCGAGAGGGCCTCTTCAACGGGCGAATCGTAGTTGTCAAGTCAACCGACGGGGGCGACCTTACCGCCTTTCGGCGACAGGACAACCTCTATACGCTCTGCATCCGGGGCGTTGAAAACGGCCGTACCGTAGAGGAGAACGTCATCTGCTCGGCCATAAGCCGGGTTTTATCGGCCCGAACGGAATGGGAATCAGTACTTCAGCTGGCGGGTAACCCCGACCTGAAACTGGTGATTTCGAACACCACCGAGGTAGGCATTCAACTCGTACAGGACGACATTCGGCAAGCGCCCCCGCAATCATTTCCGGGCAAGCTCCTCGCCGTGTTGTATGCGCGCTACCGGGCTTTTGGGGGCGACCCCAACCGGGGGCTGGTGATTGTCCCCACCGAACTGATTCCCGATAATGGCACCCGGCTCGAAGCTATTCTGCTCGAACTCGCGCACCGCAACGGGCTTGAAAGTGATTTTATCGACTGGCTCGAATCGGCCAATACGTGCTGTAATTCGCTGGTCGACCGGATCGTACCGGGCCGCCCCGACCCCGCTACCCTGCACGACCTGGCCGACCAACTCGGCTACGACGACGAATTGCTGACCATTGCCGAAGTGTACCGGCTTTGGGCTATTGAGGTTCCCGACGGCCCTCATGCGAGCCGGGTAACCGAGGTGCTATCGTTCAGCCGGGCCGATGCGGGCGTGTTTATCCGGCCAAACATCAATCAGTTTCGCGAACTCAAACTACGATTACTCAATGGCACCCACACGCTGAGCTGTGGCCTGGCCTGGCTGGCAGGTTTTGATACGGTTCGTGAGGCTATGGACGACGAAACCATGGGAGCGTTTATCCGGTCGCTGATGCTGGCCGAACTGCTACCGGGTATCCCCTACCCGGTGGACGAAAAAACGGCCCAACGCTTTGCCACCGATGTGCTCGACCGGTTTCAGAATCCGTATATCGAACACCGTTGGCTGTCTATTACAATGCAGTACACCGCCAAAATGCAGATGCGCAACGTACCGACCCTGCTCCAGTACTATCATCAGTTGGGCACTACACCGACCTACATGGCATTGGGATTTGCGGCTTACCTCCTGTTTATGCGGGGCACGCATCAGCCCACGAAACCGGGTGAGCTCTGGTACGGCGACCGCGACTGTACCCCCTACCCGATTCAGGATGAAAAAGCCGGGTACTTCGCCGACCTTTGGGCACGGGCTACTCCGGCGCAGGTGGTCAGTACCGTATTAGGCAACAAATCAGTATGGGGCCACGATCTCACGTTGTTGCCGGGCTTTGCCGAGCGCGTACAGGAGGCTCTCGGACAGTTTCTCGATCAGGGTCTTTACGCCACTCTGAAGGCCCGTTTTACCAAATCCGTTTTGCTCGACAAATGA